In Leptolyngbya sp. SIO1E4, one DNA window encodes the following:
- a CDS encoding bifunctional phosphoribosyl-AMP cyclohydrolase/phosphoribosyl-ATP diphosphatase HisIE, translating into MPFSQTAVPIDKIRYNDQGLVPAIVQDYLDGTVLMMAWMNQASLQKTLETEETWFWSRSRQELWHKGATSGHLQKVQAIRYDCDSDALLVTVEQVGNVACHTGERSCFHQVDSEIVPPPADTLSQVFAVIRDRQRHPQAGSYTQKLLAGGDNKILKKIGEEAAEVVMACKDDDADAIAGEVADLLYHTLVAMAYHQVDIKAVYQKLQERRR; encoded by the coding sequence ATGCCCTTTTCTCAGACTGCCGTTCCGATCGACAAGATTCGCTACAACGACCAGGGGCTAGTGCCTGCCATCGTGCAGGATTACCTCGACGGCACCGTCTTGATGATGGCCTGGATGAACCAGGCTTCTTTGCAGAAAACGCTGGAAACGGAGGAAACCTGGTTCTGGAGTCGATCGCGTCAGGAACTATGGCATAAAGGGGCAACGTCTGGACACCTGCAGAAAGTGCAAGCCATTCGGTATGACTGCGATAGCGACGCCCTGCTGGTGACGGTAGAGCAAGTGGGAAATGTTGCTTGCCACACTGGGGAACGGAGCTGCTTTCATCAAGTAGATAGCGAAATTGTGCCGCCCCCTGCCGATACCCTCTCTCAGGTATTTGCCGTCATTCGCGATCGCCAACGCCATCCCCAAGCGGGCTCTTACACGCAGAAGCTTTTGGCCGGTGGCGACAACAAAATCCTCAAAAAAATTGGTGAAGAAGCCGCTGAAGTCGTCATGGCCTGCAAGGATGACGATGCAGATGCAATCGCCGGAGAAGTAGCCGATTTGCTGTATCACACACTGGTAGCGATGGCTTATCATCAAGTCGATATCAAAGCGGTTTATCAAAAGTTGCAAGAACGTCGCCGATAA
- a CDS encoding P-loop NTPase, whose product MARIIVLQACRHGVGCSHLVANLAVLLMQRGYRVGLLDTDLRGGGIRTIFSLDDTPEGNLNTYWWLSSNADTATNLNRSLRQYSVASESTTAGIYLPPVGGQFTTAGPQLKTWQEHYHQGQVREVLQHLSQDLKLDYLLIDNQPEMSEDTLMALSLADMAVLMLQLDSYDFQRVPVLLEVIKQFETPKTWLVPTLVLPAIERDSVKHKIENTYQQPIAGLLYLSEEMIRLASSGLFCLHYPIHPLTQTMMEIARQLEHGAKELASVPARFSEKSSMGRSRQRPLLNLLEFPHVERRLLTVVLRQGPIEIGPLIEQSGHSADEVITAVNHLIQQGWIVRDPTTQRVRYRTETSNRQ is encoded by the coding sequence ATGGCAAGGATTATCGTCCTCCAGGCATGCCGTCATGGTGTTGGTTGCTCTCACTTAGTAGCCAACCTAGCTGTACTCTTGATGCAGCGTGGGTACCGGGTTGGCTTACTAGACACCGATTTGCGGGGCGGCGGTATTCGCACCATCTTCAGTCTGGATGACACGCCAGAGGGCAACTTAAACACCTATTGGTGGCTGAGTTCGAACGCCGATACCGCCACCAACCTTAACCGCAGCTTACGGCAGTATTCTGTTGCGTCAGAGTCAACTACAGCCGGTATTTATCTGCCACCCGTAGGCGGGCAATTCACGACCGCAGGCCCCCAACTGAAAACCTGGCAGGAGCACTATCACCAGGGTCAAGTGCGCGAAGTGCTGCAGCATCTGAGCCAAGATTTAAAGCTCGATTATCTGCTGATTGATAATCAGCCAGAAATGAGTGAGGACACCTTAATGGCCTTGTCTCTCGCTGACATGGCCGTTCTGATGCTACAGCTCGACAGCTATGACTTTCAACGGGTTCCCGTACTGCTAGAAGTGATCAAGCAGTTTGAAACTCCAAAGACTTGGTTAGTTCCCACCCTGGTGCTGCCCGCGATCGAGCGTGATTCTGTCAAACACAAGATTGAAAATACCTACCAGCAGCCGATCGCAGGGCTGCTGTATTTGAGTGAAGAAATGATCCGCCTCGCCAGTAGCGGTCTCTTTTGCCTGCACTACCCAATTCACCCTCTGACGCAGACGATGATGGAGATTGCCCGCCAACTAGAGCACGGTGCTAAAGAACTGGCGTCTGTGCCTGCCAGGTTCTCAGAAAAAAGCAGCATGGGGCGATCGCGCCAGCGTCCCCTCCTCAATTTGTTAGAGTTCCCGCATGTAGAGCGCCGCCTGTTAACCGTTGTCCTGCGCCAAGGGCCAATCGAAATTGGCCCTCTCATCGAGCAAAGCGGTCATTCCGCCGATGAAGTCATCACAGCCGTCAATCATCTCATCCAACAGGGATGGATAGTGCGAGATCCCACCACGCAAAGGGTCAGGTATCGCACAGAGACCTCAAACAGGCAGTAG
- a CDS encoding phosphoribosylformylglycinamidine cyclo-ligase codes for MDYREAGVDVAAGRAFVDRIRQSVESTRRAEVLGNLGGFGGCFQLPSGYQTPVLVSGADGVGTKLKVAQALDRHETVGIDLVAMCVNDVLTNGAEPLFFLDYLATGKLEPDQLAAVVEGVAAGCRQANCALLGGETAEMPGFYAPGEYDLAGFCVGIVEKDQILDGSQVNLGDTVLGLASKGVHSNGYSLVRKIMAETARPDRYHPGYGWDECPDVLAGASLGEVLLTPTQIYVTPVLEARRAGLPIHGMAHITGGGLPENLPRCLGSGQAIALKPMSWPVLPIFQWLIEMGGVSTVDMFETFNMGIGFALIVPPEVSDQAIAHFHQQGIPAYAIGTVVTGEGQVSGIPQR; via the coding sequence ATGGATTACCGGGAAGCAGGTGTTGACGTAGCCGCTGGCAGAGCCTTTGTGGATCGGATTCGCCAGAGCGTAGAGAGCACTCGGCGCGCAGAAGTTCTCGGGAACTTAGGGGGATTTGGAGGCTGCTTTCAGCTGCCATCGGGGTATCAGACCCCTGTGCTGGTGTCTGGGGCGGATGGCGTTGGCACTAAATTGAAGGTTGCCCAGGCCCTCGACCGCCATGAAACGGTCGGCATTGATCTGGTGGCCATGTGCGTTAATGACGTTCTCACCAATGGAGCAGAACCCCTCTTCTTCTTAGATTATTTGGCTACCGGTAAGTTAGAGCCTGACCAATTAGCTGCGGTTGTGGAGGGGGTTGCCGCGGGATGCCGCCAAGCCAACTGTGCGCTGCTGGGAGGAGAAACTGCAGAAATGCCTGGATTTTATGCTCCAGGAGAATATGACTTGGCTGGGTTCTGTGTCGGTATTGTTGAAAAAGATCAGATCCTGGATGGGTCGCAGGTCAACCTCGGGGATACGGTATTGGGGTTAGCTAGCAAGGGTGTCCATAGTAATGGCTATAGTTTAGTGCGCAAGATTATGGCGGAGACAGCACGTCCGGATCGCTATCATCCCGGTTATGGTTGGGATGAGTGTCCAGATGTACTGGCAGGTGCCTCCTTGGGCGAGGTGCTGCTGACCCCCACCCAAATTTATGTCACCCCTGTTTTAGAGGCCCGGCGAGCAGGGCTGCCGATCCACGGGATGGCTCATATTACCGGAGGTGGGCTACCTGAAAATTTGCCCCGTTGCTTAGGATCCGGTCAGGCCATTGCGCTAAAGCCAATGAGTTGGCCTGTTCTACCCATTTTTCAGTGGCTCATAGAAATGGGGGGAGTGTCTACCGTTGATATGTTTGAGACCTTCAACATGGGGATTGGCTTTGCCCTAATTGTCCCCCCGGAGGTGAGCGATCAGGCGATCGCACATTTCCATCAACAGGGAATTCCAGCCTATGCCATCGGCACGGTGGTGACCGGAGAGGGGCAAGTCTCAGGCATTCCTCAGCGTTAG
- a CDS encoding septal ring lytic transglycosylase RlpA family protein: MNQCFCRGLAAAVVVSAIGAPLPANAEQVSQLEASFQASRDSETPSEPLESLDTDALSQPDQMTPSSQAGDLALGVSDFVQVIPHALDASQAATLYVSDIPVLTFVGQELETLSSKSYREEADSAVAANAAPENRAAEVARRVDEFYQAAGNPEMIAARWDSDLEEYVIELSDDVLVTINEETILPDTTESFAEDALQATNRLRRLLGGAEPLQAVAGQPAPQVGVAGDNWAVSSVSTGRASWYGPGFHGRRTASGEVFNQNALTAAHRTLPFGTLVRVTNLNNSRQVVVRINDRGPFSHGRILDLSAGAAREVGLDRAGVGPIRLEVLSD, translated from the coding sequence ATGAATCAATGCTTTTGTCGCGGCCTTGCGGCTGCTGTTGTCGTCTCCGCTATCGGTGCTCCCTTACCAGCCAATGCTGAACAGGTGAGTCAGTTAGAAGCTTCGTTTCAGGCCAGTCGGGACTCAGAAACTCCCTCCGAGCCTTTAGAGAGTTTAGATACTGACGCTCTCTCCCAACCCGACCAGATGACTCCTTCGTCCCAGGCAGGAGACCTGGCTCTCGGTGTATCAGATTTTGTTCAAGTGATTCCCCATGCCCTGGATGCCAGCCAGGCAGCGACTTTGTATGTGAGTGATATTCCTGTTCTGACCTTTGTGGGGCAGGAGCTAGAAACGCTTTCTAGCAAGAGCTACAGAGAGGAGGCCGACTCTGCTGTAGCCGCCAACGCAGCTCCGGAAAATCGGGCCGCAGAGGTTGCCCGTCGGGTTGATGAGTTCTATCAGGCTGCTGGCAACCCTGAAATGATTGCAGCGCGTTGGGATAGCGATCTGGAAGAGTATGTGATTGAGCTGTCTGATGATGTCTTAGTCACCATTAATGAAGAAACCATCCTCCCGGATACGACTGAGAGTTTCGCTGAAGATGCCTTACAAGCAACTAACCGCCTCCGTCGCTTACTCGGGGGCGCAGAGCCTTTACAAGCCGTTGCAGGGCAGCCCGCCCCGCAAGTCGGGGTAGCCGGGGACAACTGGGCTGTCAGTTCAGTTTCAACAGGGCGCGCTTCCTGGTACGGGCCAGGTTTTCATGGGCGGCGCACTGCGAGTGGTGAGGTATTTAACCAAAATGCGCTAACTGCGGCGCATCGCACACTTCCCTTTGGGACCTTGGTGAGAGTCACGAATTTGAACAATAGTCGTCAGGTGGTTGTTCGCATCAACGATCGCGGGCCATTCAGCCATGGTCGTATTTTAGATCTCTCTGCCGGAGCAGCCCGTGAGGTGGGGTTAGATCGAGCCGGTGTTGGCCCCATTCGTCTTGAAGTGCTCTCTGACTAG
- a CDS encoding bifunctional pantoate--beta-alanine ligase/(d)CMP kinase, producing the protein MRCLKTVEGLRSCLALWRQPSADKHPAIATIGLVPTMGALHRGHMSLIHRARRENDRVVVTIFVNPLQFGPQEDLQAYPRPLEQDLKQCESAGVDAVFWPLPHTLYEQTQPDPATLTQVIPAAAMTAHLCGPHRPGHFPGVTTIVTKLLNLVQPSRAYFGRKDAQQLALIKRMVTDLNVPVAIVACPTVREPDGLAYSSRNQYLSQTERQQAATLYQSLQTAKAAFDQGERQSQALIDLIRHTLNPLPQIRIQYVELVHPETMQPITQIKTAGLLAIAAHLGNTRLIDNILLRSRRAIIAIDGPAGAGKSTVARLVANQLGLLYLDSGAMYRAVTWQALESGIDPQDEVAVAELLADCRLRLASEPGIHEQAGLTHVWVNDQEVTQVIRSPEVTAHVSTIAAQPMVRQVLLQQQQQYGASGGVVMEGRDIGTQVFPFAELKVFLTASVHERARRRQKDLAAQNQPPMSLEALERAIDERDYKDSTRRVAPLRQAEDAIKLITDGLTIEAVVAKIVSLYHNRIGDS; encoded by the coding sequence GTGAGATGCCTCAAAACCGTTGAAGGATTAAGGAGTTGCCTTGCACTTTGGCGGCAGCCCTCTGCCGATAAACATCCTGCAATTGCCACCATCGGCCTGGTACCAACAATGGGGGCGCTGCATCGCGGGCATATGAGTTTAATTCACCGGGCCCGGCGCGAAAATGATCGGGTGGTCGTGACAATTTTTGTCAATCCGCTCCAGTTTGGCCCCCAAGAAGACCTGCAAGCCTATCCACGGCCCCTAGAACAGGACTTGAAACAGTGTGAATCTGCAGGGGTAGATGCTGTGTTTTGGCCCCTGCCGCACACCTTGTACGAACAAACCCAGCCTGACCCAGCAACGCTCACGCAAGTCATCCCTGCCGCTGCAATGACCGCCCATCTGTGCGGGCCTCACCGACCAGGGCATTTTCCTGGGGTCACGACCATCGTCACTAAGCTCCTGAATCTTGTGCAGCCGAGCCGAGCCTACTTTGGCCGCAAGGATGCTCAGCAGTTGGCTCTGATCAAACGAATGGTCACCGACCTAAATGTGCCTGTTGCTATCGTTGCCTGCCCAACGGTGCGAGAACCTGACGGATTGGCTTACAGCTCTCGCAATCAATACCTCTCTCAGACAGAGCGGCAGCAAGCGGCTACCCTTTACCAGAGCTTGCAGACGGCTAAAGCAGCCTTCGACCAGGGAGAACGGCAGAGCCAAGCCTTGATCGATCTGATCAGACACACGCTAAACCCGTTGCCCCAGATTCGTATACAGTATGTCGAACTCGTTCATCCTGAAACGATGCAACCAATCACACAAATTAAGACCGCCGGTCTATTAGCGATCGCCGCTCACCTTGGCAATACTCGACTAATTGACAATATTCTGCTGCGATCGCGCCGGGCCATCATTGCCATTGATGGCCCGGCTGGCGCGGGCAAATCTACCGTTGCTCGCCTAGTCGCCAATCAGCTGGGCCTTCTCTATCTAGATAGCGGAGCCATGTACCGAGCCGTGACCTGGCAGGCATTGGAGTCTGGCATTGATCCGCAAGATGAGGTCGCCGTGGCCGAACTTTTAGCAGACTGTCGCTTGCGCCTGGCCTCAGAACCTGGCATCCATGAACAGGCCGGACTCACCCATGTTTGGGTCAATGATCAAGAAGTGACGCAAGTAATCCGCAGCCCTGAGGTGACCGCACACGTCTCAACGATCGCAGCCCAACCGATGGTGCGTCAGGTGTTATTGCAGCAGCAACAGCAATACGGTGCCAGCGGTGGCGTGGTCATGGAAGGGCGAGACATTGGCACCCAGGTCTTTCCGTTTGCTGAGCTGAAAGTTTTTCTGACCGCTTCAGTACATGAACGGGCCCGTCGCCGTCAAAAGGACTTGGCCGCACAGAATCAGCCCCCAATGAGTTTGGAGGCCCTTGAACGGGCGATTGATGAGCGGGATTACAAAGACAGTACCCGACGCGTTGCCCCCTTACGACAGGCAGAAGATGCCATCAAGCTGATTACCGATGGCCTCACAATTGAGGCAGTTGTAGCGAAGATTGTGAGCTTGTACCACAATCGCATCGGTGATAGCTAA
- the queA gene encoding tRNA preQ1(34) S-adenosylmethionine ribosyltransferase-isomerase QueA yields the protein MGDRIEADLQLSSYHYDLPPEQIAQDPIEPRDHARLLTITAPTDHAHNHVYDLPRLLRPGDLLVMNDTKVLPARLFGRKPEGATVEILLLEERSPLRWLALVKPGRRLKPGAEIYFGDNPDQPDLIARVVDSDAETHGRILQFTIPNGGSFYDVCDRLGQMPLPPYIKESSAPPDRYQTIYAEKLGAVAAPTAGLHFTPTLFDRLEAAGINHTFITLHVGVGTFRPVEVETVTDHKMHAEWLDVSEATVNQIHQTKANGGQVIAVGTTVTRALEGAAQGGQLRPLQGKTDLFIYPGYQWQVLDGLMTNFHLPGASLMMLVSALIGRQRLLALYEEAIREQYRFYSFGDAMLILPEGWQQ from the coding sequence ATGGGCGATCGCATTGAAGCAGACCTACAACTTTCTTCCTATCACTACGACTTGCCGCCTGAACAGATTGCTCAGGATCCCATAGAACCTCGGGATCATGCTCGACTGCTGACAATCACGGCCCCAACAGACCATGCTCACAACCACGTGTATGACTTACCAAGGCTGCTGCGACCAGGCGATTTGTTAGTCATGAACGACACCAAAGTTCTGCCCGCTCGTCTGTTTGGCCGTAAACCAGAAGGGGCAACCGTTGAAATTTTGCTGCTGGAGGAGCGATCGCCCCTCCGTTGGCTGGCGTTGGTTAAACCCGGTCGTCGTTTAAAGCCAGGCGCTGAAATCTACTTTGGGGACAATCCTGATCAGCCTGACTTAATCGCCCGCGTGGTCGACTCTGATGCAGAAACCCATGGCCGTATTTTGCAATTCACGATTCCAAATGGGGGGTCATTTTACGATGTATGCGATCGCTTGGGTCAAATGCCCCTACCGCCCTACATCAAAGAATCTTCGGCCCCCCCAGATCGCTATCAAACGATTTATGCCGAAAAGCTCGGGGCAGTTGCCGCCCCTACGGCAGGGCTGCACTTCACCCCTACCCTGTTTGATCGTTTAGAGGCAGCTGGCATCAACCACACGTTCATTACCTTGCATGTGGGAGTCGGCACCTTTCGCCCTGTCGAAGTCGAAACCGTCACCGACCACAAGATGCATGCCGAATGGCTGGACGTTTCTGAGGCAACTGTCAATCAGATTCACCAAACCAAAGCGAATGGGGGTCAAGTCATTGCAGTGGGAACCACCGTGACAAGAGCTTTAGAAGGGGCTGCTCAAGGGGGGCAACTTCGGCCACTACAGGGAAAAACAGATCTGTTTATCTACCCTGGATATCAGTGGCAAGTCTTGGATGGGTTGATGACCAATTTCCACCTGCCAGGGGCTAGCTTAATGATGTTAGTCAGCGCGTTGATAGGGCGTCAGCGATTATTGGCTCTGTATGAAGAAGCCATCCGTGAACAGTATCGGTTTTATTCCTTCGGGGATGCGATGTTGATCCTCCCAGAGGGGTGGCAGCAATAG
- a CDS encoding tryptophan-rich sensory protein has product MNSKEFVKGGVNSVMGVKEATRDTKIQTDLENPQWDKTATLKYLGATLAQITALTGLLWGMDFAFGYLNLEALPQGGVTAIACGFFAFVTLRSRLFSFLDNTRNSGRYLSIQRPGWAPPPLAFPIVWMSIAVLRVVASYLVWSAMGQTFLCLPLILFVVHLSLGDTWNTIFTVEGRLGAAVPMVIVGPFLSVAVVTVSYYQTLPLAGWIIAPSWVWLTVATVLCMSLWRLNGQEPLYPVIAKAS; this is encoded by the coding sequence ATGAACAGTAAGGAATTTGTTAAAGGCGGCGTGAACTCCGTCATGGGGGTCAAAGAAGCCACCCGTGATACTAAAATCCAGACTGATTTAGAGAATCCTCAATGGGATAAGACCGCAACGCTGAAATATCTAGGGGCTACCCTAGCTCAGATCACGGCGTTGACGGGGCTGTTATGGGGCATGGATTTTGCTTTTGGTTACCTTAACCTGGAAGCCTTACCCCAAGGGGGGGTGACTGCGATCGCCTGCGGGTTTTTCGCTTTCGTGACGTTGCGTTCTCGCCTCTTTTCATTCCTGGACAATACCCGTAACAGTGGTCGCTACCTGTCGATCCAGCGTCCGGGCTGGGCACCACCGCCTTTGGCCTTTCCTATTGTTTGGATGAGCATTGCCGTGTTGCGAGTGGTGGCTTCCTACTTGGTGTGGTCAGCGATGGGGCAGACCTTCTTGTGCCTACCCTTGATACTCTTTGTTGTGCACCTCAGCCTGGGGGATACCTGGAATACCATTTTCACGGTGGAAGGACGCTTAGGCGCTGCCGTCCCGATGGTGATTGTCGGGCCGTTCCTGTCTGTGGCGGTGGTGACTGTCAGCTACTACCAAACCTTACCGCTGGCGGGTTGGATTATTGCCCCATCCTGGGTGTGGCTCACAGTCGCGACTGTGCTGTGTATGAGCCTGTGGCGACTGAATGGCCAAGAACCCCTATACCCTGTGATCGCGAAGGCAAGCTAG
- a CDS encoding helix-turn-helix domain-containing protein produces the protein MSVALRLPLAVYTGSQTHSSGVLVKDDLRNGLKQTRLRLGLSQQDLASMVGVSRQTISGVESGQTALSVTVALRLAKALGCRVEDLFWLDQDRVTVEAVPVATMATGAPSRVSLARIGGRWVAHPLVGVDAFRMELIPADGEATRQADQDTLAVTLLDEPANLLNTVVVAGCSPALSLWAKAAERWHPELRVHLTFANSTEALARLKRGEVHIAGVHLYCPQTQTFNVPFVRQALPGQTTVLINLGVWEEGLLVAPGNPKGIQGIADLARDDVSIINREPGAGSRDLLEQALAEAGLSLQGVAGSDRTAPSHHAVAQAIAAGKADAGVSAASVAAMFNLEFVPLRQSHYDLVTLKPYLEEAPVQQLLGTLGHRRVISQLEILGGYDTHLTGEVVATVEAVSA, from the coding sequence ATGAGTGTCGCTTTGCGCCTGCCGTTGGCCGTCTATACTGGCTCGCAAACGCATTCTTCTGGTGTTCTTGTGAAAGATGATCTTCGCAATGGCTTGAAGCAGACCCGCCTGCGGTTAGGGCTGAGTCAGCAAGATTTGGCCTCCATGGTGGGGGTGAGTCGCCAAACCATTAGCGGAGTAGAGTCGGGCCAAACGGCGCTGTCTGTCACGGTGGCTTTGAGGTTGGCCAAGGCGCTGGGATGCCGAGTGGAAGATTTGTTTTGGCTAGATCAAGACAGGGTGACGGTAGAGGCGGTGCCAGTGGCCACCATGGCAACGGGAGCCCCGTCACGAGTCAGCTTGGCGCGCATTGGGGGGCGGTGGGTTGCCCATCCCCTGGTGGGGGTCGATGCCTTTCGTATGGAACTCATCCCCGCTGATGGCGAAGCGACTCGCCAGGCAGACCAAGATACCCTGGCCGTCACCCTGCTGGATGAGCCTGCCAATCTGCTCAATACGGTCGTGGTTGCGGGCTGTTCCCCGGCCCTTTCGCTCTGGGCGAAGGCAGCAGAACGGTGGCATCCAGAATTGCGAGTCCATCTGACCTTTGCGAACAGTACCGAAGCGTTGGCACGACTGAAGCGGGGTGAAGTTCACATTGCTGGGGTGCATCTCTACTGCCCGCAAACCCAGACATTTAACGTGCCGTTTGTCCGCCAAGCGTTACCAGGCCAGACCACAGTGCTGATTAACTTAGGGGTATGGGAAGAAGGGCTGCTCGTTGCACCAGGCAACCCAAAAGGGATTCAGGGGATTGCCGATTTAGCTCGGGATGATGTCAGCATCATTAATCGAGAGCCAGGGGCTGGCAGCCGTGACTTGCTGGAGCAGGCGCTGGCAGAGGCTGGGCTGTCGCTGCAGGGGGTGGCAGGGAGCGATCGCACGGCTCCCTCTCATCACGCTGTCGCGCAAGCGATCGCAGCAGGGAAAGCTGATGCCGGGGTGAGTGCGGCATCGGTGGCGGCGATGTTCAACCTGGAGTTTGTGCCCCTGCGGCAATCCCACTATGATCTGGTGACCTTAAAGCCTTACTTAGAGGAAGCGCCCGTGCAGCAGCTTTTGGGTACCTTAGGCCATCGTCGGGTGATTTCCCAACTGGAGATTTTGGGCGGTTATGATACTCACCTCACCGGAGAGGTCGTGGCTACGGTGGAGGCAGTATCAGCATAA
- the modA gene encoding molybdate ABC transporter substrate-binding protein, with protein sequence MTEINRRYFTALATLAIPTSLMAISCAQTPTPTSSEAAAPEATVDLTISVAASVQDAMKEVQAAYQAEAPGVSITYNFGSSGSLAQQIAQGAPTDVFLSASQKWMDELEDQGQILAGSRQALLLNSLVVIVPQDTTDVADFSDVATDQVSNLAMGEPESVPAGRYAKEALTSLDLFDALQPKLVFGKDVRQVLSYVETGNVDAGLVYATDAKISEQVKVIATAPADSHSPIIYPVGVVTDRDNADAAQAFVDFLSSDTAVAIFEAYGFDMAE encoded by the coding sequence ATGACAGAGATCAATAGACGATACTTTACGGCTCTAGCCACTCTGGCCATACCGACCAGTCTGATGGCAATTAGCTGTGCCCAGACCCCAACACCGACCTCCTCTGAGGCTGCGGCACCTGAGGCAACAGTTGACCTCACGATTTCCGTGGCCGCCAGCGTCCAGGATGCGATGAAAGAAGTGCAGGCAGCCTATCAGGCGGAAGCACCCGGCGTTTCCATCACCTACAACTTTGGATCTTCAGGCTCTCTGGCTCAACAAATCGCCCAAGGTGCTCCAACGGATGTGTTCCTCTCCGCCTCCCAAAAATGGATGGATGAATTGGAGGACCAGGGGCAGATTTTGGCAGGGTCGCGTCAAGCATTGCTGCTGAATTCCCTGGTTGTGATCGTGCCCCAGGATACGACCGATGTGGCTGACTTTAGCGACGTTGCCACTGACCAGGTCAGCAACCTTGCCATGGGTGAGCCTGAAAGCGTGCCAGCGGGGCGCTACGCCAAAGAAGCACTGACTTCCCTAGACTTGTTTGATGCCCTGCAGCCCAAGCTGGTCTTCGGCAAGGATGTACGGCAGGTTCTCTCCTACGTTGAGACTGGTAATGTGGATGCGGGTTTGGTCTATGCCACCGATGCCAAAATCTCGGAGCAGGTGAAGGTGATCGCAACAGCCCCTGCTGACAGCCACTCCCCCATTATTTATCCAGTCGGTGTGGTGACCGATCGCGACAATGCTGACGCCGCCCAAGCCTTTGTTGATTTCCTATCCAGCGATACAGCGGTCGCCATCTTTGAGGCGTACGGTTTTGACATGGCTGAATGA